Proteins from one Cellulosilyticum lentocellum DSM 5427 genomic window:
- the eutA gene encoding ethanolamine ammonia-lyase reactivating factor EutA, producing the protein MREELLSVGIDIGTSTTQLIFSKLIIENMASSYTVPRIVIVDKEIIYKSPIYFTPLVSLKEIDGPKVREIIEKEYKNAGVDKKDIDTGAVIITGETARKQNAEEVLTTLSGFAGDFVVATAGPDLESIISGKGAGAHIYSKENSTTVVNIDIGGGTSNLAVFKRGDVKDTGCLDIGGRLIKVDTNSKRMTYIAPKLETLVKKYHLGLEVGTIVTKDNLRPIIDIMVRVLMQSVGLVPIDEDFKLMVTNKSILLDNPMECISFSGGVADYIYYDEKERGPIRDYFEYGDIGILLGEAIRGSELCSKLKVVKSTETIRATVVGAGTHTTEISGSTITYTKNAFPIKNLPILKMAYEDENSGAIALAEAVKKKLEWFKLEGDLQRVAIAIEGKENPSFKEVQAYADGLVEGMQELIERELPLILIVEKDMAKVLGQTMYNKLSFKKDVICLDSVKLDNGDYIDIGNPIAEGTVLPVVVKTLVFN; encoded by the coding sequence ATGAGAGAAGAGCTTTTAAGTGTAGGGATTGATATTGGAACCAGCACAACACAGCTTATATTTTCAAAGCTTATTATTGAGAATATGGCTTCTAGCTACACGGTACCGAGAATTGTTATTGTAGATAAAGAAATTATTTATAAAAGTCCCATTTACTTTACACCCCTAGTTTCTTTAAAAGAAATTGATGGACCTAAGGTGAGAGAAATCATCGAAAAGGAATATAAGAATGCGGGTGTAGATAAAAAGGACATTGATACAGGAGCCGTTATTATTACAGGTGAAACAGCTAGGAAACAAAATGCAGAAGAAGTATTAACGACTTTAAGTGGATTTGCTGGAGACTTTGTAGTAGCGACAGCAGGTCCGGATTTAGAAAGTATTATATCAGGCAAGGGTGCAGGCGCTCATATTTACTCAAAAGAAAATAGTACAACCGTTGTTAATATTGATATTGGAGGGGGAACCAGTAATCTGGCGGTCTTTAAAAGAGGAGATGTAAAAGATACTGGTTGTTTAGATATAGGGGGCAGATTAATAAAAGTAGATACTAATTCTAAAAGGATGACATATATTGCACCTAAATTAGAAACACTAGTGAAGAAATACCATTTAGGGTTAGAGGTAGGAACTATAGTGACAAAGGATAATCTTAGGCCCATTATAGACATAATGGTTAGAGTATTAATGCAAAGCGTTGGATTAGTGCCCATAGATGAAGACTTTAAGTTAATGGTGACTAATAAAAGTATTCTTTTAGATAACCCTATGGAGTGTATATCTTTTTCAGGAGGTGTAGCAGACTATATTTACTATGATGAGAAAGAGCGAGGACCCATAAGAGATTATTTTGAGTATGGGGATATAGGTATCCTACTAGGAGAAGCTATTAGGGGGTCTGAGTTATGCAGTAAATTAAAGGTTGTAAAAAGTACAGAGACTATCAGGGCAACAGTAGTTGGTGCAGGAACACATACTACAGAAATAAGTGGCAGTACTATTACCTACACAAAAAATGCCTTTCCTATTAAGAATTTGCCTATTCTAAAAATGGCTTATGAGGATGAAAATAGTGGTGCTATTGCATTAGCAGAGGCCGTTAAGAAGAAATTAGAATGGTTTAAATTAGAAGGTGACCTTCAGAGGGTAGCCATTGCTATAGAAGGAAAAGAAAATCCTAGTTTCAAGGAAGTACAAGCATACGCAGATGGACTAGTAGAAGGTATGCAGGAACTGATTGAAAGGGAATTACCTCTCATTTTAATTGTAGAGAAGGATATGGCAAAGGTATTAGGACAGACCATGTACAACAAACTAAGTTTCAAGAAAGATGTAATCTGCTTAGATAGTGTCAAGCTAGATAATGGTGATTACATTGATATAGGCAATCCTATTGCAGAAGGCACAGTGCTTCCTGTGGTTGTTAAAACATTAGTATTTAATTGA
- a CDS encoding EutP/PduV family microcompartment system protein codes for MSRVIFMGRTGCGKTTLCQKLDELEIKYKKTQAVELYNHAIDTPGEYLENRNYYSALIMTAVDAEIIALIGDPTAEDNFIPPAFACSFAKELIGIITKVNLVTDESQIQKVEESLKAAGVSKIFKVDTVDDIGIEALFTYLEKFLSPKK; via the coding sequence ATGAGCAGAGTTATTTTTATGGGTAGAACAGGTTGTGGCAAGACAACACTATGTCAAAAGCTTGATGAACTAGAGATTAAATACAAAAAGACACAAGCTGTGGAGTTATACAATCATGCCATTGATACGCCAGGAGAATATCTAGAAAACAGAAATTATTATAGTGCCCTTATTATGACAGCAGTAGATGCAGAGATTATTGCTTTAATAGGAGACCCTACAGCAGAAGATAACTTTATTCCACCTGCTTTTGCTTGTTCATTTGCAAAGGAACTTATCGGTATTATAACGAAGGTTAACTTAGTAACAGATGAGTCACAAATTCAGAAGGTAGAAGAAAGTCTTAAAGCAGCAGGAGTAAGTAAAATTTTCAAGGTAGATACAGTAGATGACATAGGAATAGAAGCATTATTTACTTATCTAGAGAAATTTTTAAGTCCTAAAAAATAG